A genomic region of Dickeya solani IPO 2222 contains the following coding sequences:
- the secM gene encoding secA translation cis-regulator SecM, which translates to MIGILNRWRQFGRRYFWPHLLLGMVAATLGLPANFTESRDASTAPNSASAVSRPNVSYFNLTDLAALKDSRRRSLFSNDFWHQHAIRTVIRHLSFAFTPPVTVVEAADASRLHHQVLLETLNALLTREATPHASASADLAPTHFSPSYHAGLWLAQVQGIRAGPRA; encoded by the coding sequence GTGATTGGTATTTTAAATCGTTGGCGACAATTTGGCAGACGTTATTTTTGGCCTCACCTGCTGCTGGGCATGGTCGCGGCGACGCTCGGCCTGCCTGCCAACTTCACCGAGTCACGTGATGCTTCCACCGCACCCAATTCCGCATCGGCGGTCAGTCGTCCGAACGTATCTTATTTCAATCTCACCGATCTGGCGGCCTTAAAAGATTCCCGTCGCCGTTCGCTATTCAGTAATGATTTCTGGCATCAGCATGCCATCCGCACGGTGATTCGTCACCTGTCGTTTGCTTTTACTCCACCCGTTACCGTGGTTGAGGCGGCGGATGCTTCCCGGTTACATCATCAGGTATTGCTGGAAACGCTGAATGCGTTGCTGACGCGCGAAGCGACACCGCACGCTTCTGCCAGCGCCGATCTGGCGCCTACTCATTTTTCACCTTCCTATCATGCCGGTCTGTGGCTGGCGCAGGTTCAGGGCATTCGTGCCGGGCCGCGCGCCTGA
- a CDS encoding DUF721 domain-containing protein, producing MRDNRPQSLESFFDGASQTGSGPLHDIQQRALALLKLNRAVHALLPTALRSYCRVANYRHGLLVLETSSANWLMRLRYEQPALLSALRAQILPSLAAIDIRINPALAAKMHENEKTHVAAPTDETAVATTRILSAQSAEILKGLAEQSPERLQKILKRLASLAGENTSENQSS from the coding sequence ATGCGTGATAACCGTCCACAATCACTGGAGTCATTTTTCGATGGCGCATCGCAAACCGGGTCAGGCCCGCTGCATGATATTCAACAACGTGCGCTCGCGCTGCTGAAACTCAATCGTGCGGTGCACGCTCTGTTGCCAACCGCGCTGCGTTCGTATTGCCGAGTGGCCAACTATCGTCATGGTCTGCTGGTACTGGAAACCTCCAGCGCCAACTGGCTGATGCGGTTACGTTATGAACAACCTGCCCTGCTTTCCGCTCTGCGCGCACAGATACTACCATCATTGGCGGCAATCGACATCAGGATTAATCCAGCGCTGGCCGCAAAAATGCATGAAAATGAGAAAACCCATGTTGCTGCACCGACAGATGAAACCGCTGTGGCAACCACACGAATTCTCAGTGCGCAGAGTGCGGAAATATTAAAGGGGCTGGCGGAACAAAGTCCGGAACGGCTGCAGAAAATATTAAAACGACTGGCTTCGCTGGCCGGAGAGAATACCAGCGAAAACCAGTCGTCATGA
- the lpxC gene encoding UDP-3-O-acyl-N-acetylglucosamine deacetylase → MIKQRTLKRIVQATGVGLHTGKKVTLTMRPAPANTGVIYRRTDLNPPVDFPADAKSVRDTMLCTCLVNEHDVRISTVEHLNAALAGLGIDNIVIEVDAPEIPIMDGSASPFVYLLLDAGIEELNCAKKFVRIKQPVRVEDGDKWAELKPFNGFSLDFTIDFNHPAIDTGSQRFKLDFSADSFVRQISRARTFGFMRDIEYLQSRGLCLGGSFDCAIVVDDYRVLNEDGLRFDDEFVRHKMLDAIGDLFMCGHNIIGAFTAFKSGHALNNKLLQAVLAKQEAWEFVTFEDEAEMPLAFKAPSTVLA, encoded by the coding sequence ATGATCAAACAACGTACATTAAAACGTATCGTACAGGCGACAGGGGTCGGTCTTCATACCGGCAAGAAAGTCACCCTGACTATGCGTCCTGCACCGGCAAACACCGGGGTCATCTATCGTCGTACTGACTTGAATCCACCGGTTGATTTTCCGGCTGATGCCAAATCCGTGCGTGATACCATGCTCTGTACTTGCCTGGTTAATGAGCATGACGTGCGCATTTCGACGGTGGAGCATCTGAATGCGGCCCTGGCGGGATTGGGTATCGACAACATTGTTATTGAAGTGGATGCGCCTGAAATTCCGATCATGGACGGCAGCGCCAGTCCGTTTGTCTACCTGTTGCTGGATGCTGGTATCGAAGAACTGAACTGTGCCAAGAAGTTTGTTCGTATCAAACAGCCTGTACGCGTAGAAGACGGTGACAAATGGGCAGAGTTGAAGCCGTTCAACGGTTTTAGCCTCGATTTCACCATCGACTTCAATCATCCGGCGATTGATACCGGTTCACAGCGCTTCAAGCTGGATTTCTCCGCTGACTCGTTTGTGCGCCAGATCAGCCGCGCGCGTACCTTTGGTTTTATGCGCGATATCGAGTATCTGCAGTCCCGTGGTTTGTGCCTGGGCGGCAGCTTCGATTGTGCGATCGTGGTAGATGATTACCGTGTGCTGAACGAAGACGGTCTGCGCTTTGACGATGAGTTTGTGCGTCACAAAATGCTGGACGCGATTGGCGACCTGTTCATGTGCGGTCACAACATCATTGGTGCGTTCACGGCATTCAAATCCGGCCACGCATTGAACAACAAACTGCTGCAGGCTGTGCTGGCTAAACAGGAAGCGTGGGAATTCGTGACCTTTGAAGATGAAGCGGAAATGCCGCTGGCTTTCAAAGCGCCGTCTACCGTCCTGGCCTGA
- the ftsZ gene encoding cell division protein FtsZ gives MFEPMELTNDAVIKVIGVGGGGGNAVEHMVRERIEGVEFFAVNTDAQALRKTAVGQTIQIGSGITKGLGAGANPEVGRNSAEEDREALRSALEGADMVFIAAGMGGGTGTGAAPVVAEVAKDLGILTVAVVTKPFNFEGKKRMAFAEQGIAELSKHVDSLITIPNDKLLKVLGRGISLLDAFGAANDVLKGAVQGIAELITRPGLMNVDFADVRTVMSEMGYAMMGSGVARGEDRAEEAAEMAISSPLLEDIDLSGARGVLVNITAGFDLRLDEFETVGNTIRAFASDNATVVIGTSLDPDMNDELRVTVVATGIGMDKRPEITLVTNKQSSQPVMDHRYQQHGMTPLTQEKPAAKVVNDQSVQTNKEPDYLDIPAFLRKQAD, from the coding sequence ATGTTTGAACCAATGGAGTTAACCAACGACGCGGTGATTAAAGTCATCGGCGTCGGTGGTGGCGGCGGCAACGCTGTCGAACACATGGTGCGTGAACGCATCGAAGGTGTTGAATTCTTTGCGGTTAACACCGATGCTCAAGCACTGCGCAAAACGGCAGTCGGCCAGACCATCCAGATCGGCAGTGGTATTACCAAAGGTCTGGGCGCGGGCGCCAACCCGGAAGTGGGTCGCAATTCCGCCGAGGAAGATCGCGAAGCACTGCGTTCTGCGCTGGAAGGTGCGGACATGGTGTTCATCGCAGCCGGCATGGGCGGCGGTACCGGTACCGGCGCGGCGCCGGTGGTGGCGGAAGTCGCCAAGGATCTGGGCATCCTCACCGTTGCGGTGGTGACCAAACCGTTCAATTTTGAAGGCAAAAAACGCATGGCGTTTGCCGAACAGGGGATCGCGGAGCTGTCCAAGCACGTCGATTCGCTGATTACTATCCCCAACGACAAACTGTTGAAAGTGCTGGGGCGCGGCATCTCTCTGCTGGACGCGTTCGGCGCGGCTAACGACGTGTTGAAAGGCGCGGTACAGGGTATTGCCGAGTTGATTACCCGCCCGGGCCTGATGAACGTGGACTTTGCCGACGTGCGCACCGTGATGTCCGAAATGGGTTACGCCATGATGGGGTCCGGCGTGGCTCGTGGTGAAGACCGTGCGGAAGAGGCGGCGGAAATGGCTATCTCCAGCCCGCTGCTGGAAGATATCGACCTTTCCGGCGCGCGCGGCGTGCTGGTTAACATTACGGCCGGTTTCGATCTGCGTCTGGATGAATTTGAGACTGTTGGTAATACCATTCGCGCGTTTGCATCCGATAATGCGACGGTAGTGATTGGTACATCGCTGGATCCGGATATGAACGACGAACTGCGGGTGACCGTGGTCGCCACCGGTATCGGCATGGACAAACGTCCGGAAATTACGCTGGTTACCAACAAGCAAAGCAGCCAGCCGGTTATGGACCACCGCTACCAGCAACATGGCATGACGCCGCTGACGCAGGAAAAACCTGCGGCCAAAGTGGTGAACGACCAGAGCGTACAGACCAATAAAGAGCCGGACTATCTCGATATTCCCGCTTTCCTGCGTAAGCAGGCTGACTAA
- the ftsA gene encoding cell division protein FtsA, with product MIKSTDRKLVVGLEIGTAKVAALVGEVLPDGMINIIGVGSCPSRGMDKGGVNDLESVVKCVQRAIDQAELMADCQISSVYLALSGKHISCQNEIGMVPISEEEVTQDDVESVVHTAKSVRVRDEHRILHVIPQEYAIDYQEGIKNPVGLSGVRMQAKVHLITCHNDMAKNIVKAVERCGLKVDQLIFAGLASSYAVLTEDERELGVCVVDIGGGTMDMAVYTGGALRHTKVIPYAGNVVTSDIAYAFGTPPTDAEAIKVRYGCALGSIVSKDETVEVPSVGGRPPRSLQRQTLAEVIEPRYTELLNLVNDELLQLQEQLRQQGVKHHLAAGIVLTGGAAQIDGLAACAQRVFHTQVRIGQPLNITGLTDYAQEPYYSTAVGLLHYGKESHLSGEHEVEKRASVSNWFKRLNSWLRKEF from the coding sequence ATGATCAAGTCGACGGACAGAAAACTGGTAGTTGGGCTGGAAATCGGTACAGCAAAAGTAGCTGCGCTGGTAGGTGAAGTTCTGCCAGATGGCATGATCAATATCATCGGTGTGGGAAGCTGCCCGTCACGGGGCATGGATAAAGGCGGCGTTAACGATCTGGAATCGGTGGTCAAGTGCGTACAGCGCGCCATCGATCAGGCCGAACTGATGGCTGATTGCCAGATTTCATCCGTGTATCTGGCGTTGTCCGGTAAGCACATCAGCTGCCAGAACGAGATCGGCATGGTGCCTATCTCCGAAGAAGAAGTAACGCAGGACGATGTGGAAAGCGTGGTGCATACGGCCAAATCTGTCCGGGTCCGTGATGAGCACCGTATTCTGCATGTGATCCCGCAGGAATACGCCATCGACTATCAGGAAGGGATTAAAAACCCGGTCGGGCTGTCTGGTGTACGGATGCAGGCCAAGGTGCACCTGATTACCTGTCATAACGACATGGCGAAGAACATTGTTAAAGCGGTGGAGCGCTGCGGTCTGAAGGTGGATCAGCTGATTTTCGCCGGGCTGGCATCCAGTTATGCGGTGCTGACCGAAGACGAGCGCGAACTGGGCGTGTGCGTAGTGGATATCGGCGGCGGCACCATGGATATGGCGGTGTATACCGGCGGCGCGCTGCGTCACACAAAAGTGATTCCTTATGCTGGTAACGTAGTCACCAGCGATATAGCCTATGCGTTTGGCACGCCGCCCACGGATGCGGAAGCGATCAAGGTGCGCTACGGTTGCGCGCTCGGTTCCATCGTCAGCAAAGATGAAACGGTGGAAGTGCCGAGCGTCGGCGGTCGTCCGCCGCGTAGTCTGCAGCGTCAGACGCTGGCGGAGGTGATTGAACCTCGCTATACCGAGTTATTGAATCTGGTGAATGACGAGCTGTTGCAGTTGCAGGAACAACTGCGCCAGCAGGGCGTGAAGCACCATCTGGCGGCCGGCATCGTGCTGACCGGCGGTGCGGCGCAGATTGACGGTCTGGCGGCCTGCGCGCAGCGCGTGTTCCACACGCAGGTGCGCATCGGCCAGCCGCTGAATATCACCGGATTAACGGATTATGCGCAGGAGCCCTATTACTCGACAGCGGTGGGGCTGCTGCATTACGGCAAAGAGTCTCATCTGAGTGGCGAACACGAAGTTGAGAAACGCGCCTCAGTCAGTAACTGGTTTAAACGCCTGAACAGCTGGCTGAGAAAAGAATTTTGA